A DNA window from Mycosarcoma maydis chromosome 12, whole genome shotgun sequence contains the following coding sequences:
- a CDS encoding putative geranylgeranyltransferase type II subunit beta, with protein MPTVAGASASTLDPTRDLLIPLHVAFIEALDKKRDSLAYHLTTHLRMNGVYWGLTALEILGRPQVLDRQALIDFVLSCWDDEAGGFGSFPGHDAHVHSTLSAIQILAIKEALDELDSRGMRTRIVKFVLGLQLANGAIQGDRWGETDTRFLYCGVSALAHLGELDQLDRQVTIGHILSCHNPDGGFGTAPGAESHAAQAWVCVGALSILGSLDSIDRDRVGGWLCERQLPNGGLNGRPQKLEDVCYSWWVLSTLSVLGRLHWINANKLSRFILSAQDAEDGGIADRPDNVTDVFHTVFGCAGLQQVDPTYCMPLRTTKALGIDRPYQRAAATGCE; from the exons ATGCCAACAGTAGCTGGGGCATCAGCGTCCACTCTGGACCCAACACGCGATCTGCTAATACCCTTGCACGTAGCTTTTATCGAGGCACTCGACAAGAAACGGGATTCGCTCGCCTACCACTTGACCACGCATCTGCGCATGAACGGCGTCTATTGGGGTCTCACGGCGCTCGAGATCTTGGGCAGACCGCAAGTGCTGGACAGGCAAGCTCTGATCGACTTTGTCTTGAGCTGCTgggacgacgaggcgggCGGATTCGGTTCGTTTCCCGGCCACGATGCTCACGTGCACAGTACTTTGTCGGCGATCCAGATCCTGGCTATTAAagaggcgctcgacgaaCTCGATAGTAGAGGGATGCGCACTAGGATCGTCAAGT TCGTCTTGGGACTGCAACTTGCCAACGGCGCGATACAGGGAGATAGATGGGGAGAGACCGATACACGCTTCCTGTACTGTGGCGTCTCGGCTCTTGCACAcctcggcgagctcgatcagTTGGATCGACAAGTGACCATCGGCCACATCTTGTCGTGCCACAATCCAGACGGTGGATTTGGGACGGCGCCTGGTGCTGAATCGCACGCCGCGCAAG CGTGGGTCTGCGTTGGTGCGCTCTCGATCCTCGGTtcgctcgacagcatcgaccGGGATCGAGTGGGCGGTTGGCTCTGCGAACGTCAGCTGCCCAATGGAGGCCTCAACGGACGGCCGCAAAAGCTCGAGGACGTCTGCTACAGCTGGTGGGTGCTCTCGACGCTGAGTGTGTTGGGTAGGTTGCATTGGATCAATGCCAACAAGCTGTCTCGATTCATCCTCTCTGCACAA GATGCGGAAGATGGAGGCATAGCCGATCGACCTGACAACGTCACGGATGTGTTTCATACTGTATTTGGTTGTGCAG GCTTGCAACAAGTGGATCCTACCTACTGCATGCCATTGCGTACGACGAAAGCGCTTGGTATCGATAGGCCGTATCAGCGGGCGGCTGCGACTGGATGCGAGTAG
- a CDS encoding putative N-acetyltransferase 5 gives MSLLRPFRATDLFKFNNVNLDHWTETYSVSFYLSYLAQWPDLTFVQTAPWSGRTMGYVIGKAEGRDTAASTGEVATLHGHVTAITIAPEYRRLGLAKGLMWLLEDVSDRVYNAWFVDLFVRPSNQTAVTMYERMGYHVYRKVTAYYYRGAKNGSDEDGYDMRKSLPRDKHHKTTRTNGRLFAVDPQDTLFDPAYRP, from the coding sequence atgtCGTTGCTTCGGCCGTTTCGGGCGACGGATTTGTTCAAGTTCAACAATGTGAATCTGGATCATTGGACCGAGACGTACAGTGTATCGTTCTACCTGTCGTATCTTGCTCAGTGGCCTGATTTGACGTTTGTTCAGACGGCGCCATGGAGTGGGAGGACGATGGGGTATGTGATAGGCAAAGCGGAAGGTCGAGATAcggctgcatcgacagGTGAGGTGGCTACATTGCACGGACATGTGACGGCTATCACGATTGCTCCGGAATACCGCCGTTTAGGTCTGGCGAAAGGCCTCATGTGGTTACTGGAAGACGTCTCGGATCGCGTGTACAATGCGTGGTTCGTAGACCTGTTCGTAAGACCAAGCAACCAAACTGCAGTCACCATGTACGAACGCATGGGCTACCACGTCTACCGAAAAGTCACAGCATACTACTATCGCGGCGCCAAAAACGGCTCCGACGAAGACGGCTATGACATGCGCAAGAGTCTCCCAAGAGACAAACATCACAAAACCACAAGAACCAATGGCAGACTCTTTGCAGTCGACCCGCAAGACACCCTTTTCGATCCCGCTTATCGTCCCTGA
- a CDS encoding uncharacterized protein (related to DNA mismatch repair protein) codes for MPPPPSQKPGQASISAFFKPKSSQRPITKSCQPDRAQVSNGYARTSNLLDTDTGASSSAQPPHKRSKLNNKDGPRRETIDRMSKWKFTALQPSDNVSSELDEAASQATPTERSQHDQARHDAFRKTLLGPNFAIDRHASNQMQIDDMSSAHTFSHSESRTSTGTKVDAMVVDDDDDDDDNQHEQAAQSVPGTWNRFTGLAAPESTPAPCSHRDSSMNKTKGKPKASGAGTGPSYTPLEKQILELKAEHPGVLLIIEVGYKLKFYGEDARIASKELSIMCFPERNLLTAMIPVHRLHIHVKRLIQAGHKVGVVRQIETRALKAASKNAYTPFVRKLTALYTASTWVDDLSSLDDLAANMGDAYTNQPKSLMAIVEQSERGNAQADRVSIGIVSVEVNTGHLTYDQFSDGHARSELETRIAHLAPAEVLIPPQLTKPTEKVISYLLGNGADGGVRIERLAAMPDYNQAFQSVTRFYRDRGLESPEVPEVPEVPGSSEADTTRLATTLADGADKRSSPLISLIVSLPQLSLIALAQIIQHLQAFQLESICTLSTNFRSFSSRTTMLLNSNTLANLEIFRTANEQTERGSLIWLLDKCKSAMGRRLLRKWVSRPLTDIDKLQERLDAVEALRDGKSYVLRRLDSVLHGLPDLERGLARMTYGRATPTELATVLLSLNRVTQEFKADEAATWKTQSSLIDTHLLSLASGKQVVQTYLNQISIKEARANNKADLYLDADVFPAIQASKDNMAIIDGELREHLREIRKLLHRPSLDYVSVAGVDYLVEVRVADAKKVPVEWLRVSATKSMVRFHTPEVMRLSKIRDQHKETLDAAAQEAFARFVRELCKSEYVVLRNVVASLAVLDVLLSLAHVARAAGYTRPVFLRQPQDAEASVPVEIIGMRHAILEVVSAMPYIPNDVSLSTGDSGAAILLSGCNMGGKSSVVRALGLVIIMAQIGSFVAADVARIGVHDAVYVRMGARDRMFSGRSTYMVEVSETADILGSLTSRSMVILDELGRGTSSRDGYCLAAGVLEYLLTLGCPPNTVFITHYLQLASMQRRYPHLRNMHMAFTSNSRNLLDPIHLVYKLRPGIAHSFGIHAAHLARLPLQIIHSASTISSALYAKHTNRSAFLVLKHAFANPPQLATVSTLQHLLFTHPPT; via the coding sequence ATGCCGCCACCACCCTCGCAGAAGCCTGGTCAGGCCAGCATCAGCGCCTTCTTCAAACCCAAGTCGAGCCAGCGCCCCATCACCAAGTCTTGTCAACCGGACCGTGCTCAGGTCAGTAATGGGTATGCAAGAACCTCAAACTTGCTCGATACCGATACTGGCGCTTCCAGTTCAGCTCAGCCTCCACATAAGCGCTCCAAGTTGAACAACAAGGACGGACCTCGTCGCGAAACAATCGATCGTATGAGCAAATGGAAGTTTACAGCGCTCCAGCCATCTGACAACGTGTCCTCCGAGCTAGATGAGGCTGCCTCGCAAGCAACGCCGACTGAACGCTCACAgcacgatcaagctcgccatGACGCTTTCCgcaagacgctgctggGCCCCAACTTTGCGATCGATCGGCATGCAAGCAACCAAatgcagatcgacgacatgTCGAGTGCGCACACCTTCTCGCATAGCGAGTCCAGAACCAGTACTGGGACCAAGGTGGATGCTATGGtcgttgacgacgacgacgacgacgacgacaaccaACACGAACAAGCCGCGCAGTCAGTACCTGGCACTTGGAACCGTTTTACAGGACTTGCTGCTCCCGAGTCGACACCTGCCCCTTGCTCTCATCGAGACAGCTCAATGAACAAGACAAAGGGCAAACCAAAAGCCTCCGGAGCCGGTACAGGCCCCAGCTATACCCCACTCGAAAAGCAGATTCTCGAACTCAAAGCCGAGCACCCTGGCGTCCTGCTCATCATCGAAGTCGGCTACAAGCTCAAATTCTATGGCGAGGATGCACGCATCGCGTCCAAAGAGCTCAGCATCATGTGCTTCCCCGAACGCAATCTTCTCACCGCCATGATACCCGTTCATCGTCTGCATATTCATGTCAAGCGTCTCATTCAAGCAGGTCACAAGGTCGGCGTTGTGCGTCAGATTGAAACTCGCGCACTCAAGGCTGCCTCGAAAAACGCCTACACACCTTTTGTCCGCAAGCTCACAGCGCTCTACACTGCAAGCACATGGGTCGACGACCTGTCAAGCCTAGACGATTTGGCCGCGAACATGGGAGATGCGTACACAAACCAGCCAAAGAGCCTCATGGCCATCGTCGAACAGTCCGAGCGTGGCAACGCGCAGGCAGACAGGGtcagcatcggcatcgtcagcgtcgaggTGAATACTGGTCATCTGACCTATGACCAATTTTCGGATGGTCACGCGAGGAGTGAACTCGAGACGAGGATCGCCCACCTTGCGCCTGCTGAGGTGCTCATCCCACCCCAGCTCACCAAACCCACAGAGAAAGTCATCTCGTATCTGCTTGGTAACGGTGCAGACGGCGGGGTTAGGATTGAAAGACTTGCTGCCATGCCGGACTACAACCAAGCTTTTCAGTCCGTCACGCGTTTCTACCGTGATCGAGGGCTCGAGTCCCCCGAGGTACCCGAGGTACCCGAGGTACCCGGCAGTTCAGAGGCGGATACCACGAGACTGGCGACGACGCTTGCAGACGGTGCAGACAAAAGGTCGAGTCCGTTGATCTCGCTGATCGTGTCGCTCCCGCAACTCTCGCTTATCGCTCTGGCCCAAATCATCCAACATCTGCAAGCGTTTCAACTCGAATCCATCTGTACGCTGTCGACCAACTTTCGCTCCTTTTCATCGCGCACCACGATGTTGCTCAACAGCAATACGCTTGCCAATCTTGAAATTTTCCGGACGGCCAACGAGCAGACTGAACGTGGCAGTCTGATCTGGCTGCTCGACAAGTGCAAGAGCGCCATGGGCAggaggctgctgcgcaagTGGGTCTCGCGACCCTTGACCGACATTGACAAGCTCCAAGAACGGCTCGACGCGGTGGAGGCGCTTCGAGACGGCAAGAGCTACGTTCTGAGGCGACTCGATAGCGTGCTGCATGGACTCCCGGATTTGGAAAGAGGGCTAGCGCGCATGACGTACGGCCGTGCGACACCTACGGAGCTCGCCACGGTCTTGCTCTCGCTAAACCGAGTGACGCAGGAGTTCAAAGCGGACGAGGCAGCCACTTGGAAGACACAGTCGTCACTCATCGACACACATCTGCTCTCACTTGCATCGGGAAAGCAAGTGGTGCAGACCTATCTCAACCAGATCTCGATCAAAGAAGCGCGCGCCAACAACAAAGCGGACCTGTATCTGGATGCGGATGTGTTCCCTGCGATCCAAGCATCGAAGGACAACATGGCGATCAtcgatggcgagctgcgcgaACATCTGCGCGAGATACgaaagctgctgcaccgGCCGAGTCTGGACTACGTGAGCGTCGCGGGTGTCGACTATCTAGTCGAGGTTCGAGTGGCCGACGCGAAAAAGGTGCCTGTGGAATGGCTGCGTGTGAGCGCGACGAAATCCATGGTTCGCTTCCACACACCCGAGGTGATGCGCTTGTCCAAGATTCGCGATCAGCACAAGGAGACGCTGGACGCCGCTGCTCAAGAGGCGTTTGCGAGGTTTGTGCGCGAATTGTGTAAGAGCGAGTACGTGGTGTTGCGCAATGTGGTGGCGAGTTTGGCTGTGTTGGACGTGCTGCTTTCGCTAGCGCACGTGGCGCGTGCGGCTGGATATACACGGCCGGTGTTTTTGCGCCAGCCTCAGGACGCGGAGGCGTCGGTGCCGGTCGAGATCATAGGTATGCGACATGCGATTCTGGAAGTGGTGTCGGCTATGCCATATATTCCGAATGATGTGAGTCTGTCTACTGGTGATTCGGGAGCGGCGATCTTGTTGAGCGGGTGCAATATGGGCGGGAAGTCGTCGGTGGTGCGTGCGCTGGGGTTGGTGATAATAATGGCGCAGATTGGGTCGTTTGTGGCTGCGGACGTGGCTAGGATCGGGGTGCATGATGCGGTGTATGTGCGTATGGGAGCTCGCGATCGTATGTTTTCCGGGCGCAGTACGTATATGGTAGAAGTTAGCGAGACGGCTGATATCCTTGGCTCACTGACGAGTCGCAGTATGGTGATACTTGATGAGTTAGGGCGCGGTACATCGTCTCGCGATGGCTACTGTCTTGCAGCCGGGGTGCTTGAGTACCTGCTCACACTTGGCTGTCCTCCGAATACTGTCTTTATTACGCACTACCTGCAGCTTGCGAGCATGCAACGTCGGTATCCTCATCTGCGCAATATGCACATGGCGTTCACGTCGAATTCCAGAAATCTCCTGGATcccatccacctcgtctACAAACTGCGTCCCGGTATCGCGCACTCGTTCGGCATTCACGCCGCCCACCTAGCACGTCTGCCCCTCCAGATCATCCAttccgcttccaccatctcCAGCGCCCTCTATGCCAAACACACCAACCGATCCGctttcctcgtcctcaAACACGCCTTTGCCAATCCACCCCAGCTTGCCACCGTATCTACCCTCCAACACCTCCTCTTTACTCACCCTCCCACTTAG